A genomic segment from Vagococcus zengguangii encodes:
- a CDS encoding YbaK/EbsC family protein, translating into MDTTEYELAQLNKELMDTIRLLRIPYKIVEHPPATTTEEADAFIDGHQGVRTKNLFLTNKRKSAFFLIVMDDKKRLDIHHFKNLIGSQSRIKLTSSETAIKKMKLPPGLISIFGLPYNADKDVQVFFDQEILEEEYLTFHPNINTQTIFLKKADTLELIKHYGYDIQVIAL; encoded by the coding sequence ATGGATACAACTGAATATGAGTTAGCCCAACTGAACAAAGAGTTAATGGATACGATAAGATTACTTAGAATTCCTTATAAAATCGTTGAACACCCTCCTGCTACTACAACAGAAGAAGCGGATGCTTTTATTGATGGGCATCAGGGAGTGCGTACAAAAAATTTATTTTTAACAAACAAACGAAAAAGCGCTTTCTTTTTGATTGTGATGGACGATAAAAAACGGCTAGATATTCATCATTTTAAAAATCTTATTGGTTCCCAAAGTCGTATCAAACTAACGTCTAGTGAAACAGCTATCAAAAAAATGAAACTTCCTCCTGGTTTAATTTCGATATTTGGATTACCTTATAACGCCGACAAAGATGTTCAAGTTTTTTTCGACCAAGAAATATTGGAGGAAGAATACTTAACCTTTCACCCGAATATCAACACGCAAACCATTTTTTTAAAGAAGGCTGATACCTTAGAATTAATTAAACACTATGGTTATGATATTCAAGTAATAGCGTTATAA
- a CDS encoding PocR ligand-binding domain-containing protein → MAYKIEEVLDLKKWETLQESIAIATNLAIILVDYQGRPISTHSQVQPFCSLARKHPELKFFCEKCDARAAIEAVRMNEPFIYRCHFNIIDMAIPIMVDNQYTGAIMAGEITLRDNHDKLEQVLNLDHLESVQAFKCEHVDLFEQYPSLTLDELTKFANMLKDLSHYIVNEAIKKDFLVKTYKQSLTIRKKDDRVVTSTNLDNLEYVEKELKQSLLDKRLNNLSTKRSLKNKQLQPAIDAIFYNKQENLDLTTLASLCNLSPSYLSRLIKEEFGEPFTKVYTKLKISWAKKLLKTTDLPINQISDELGYVEPSYFVRTFKKVTGMTPLKYRKNSN, encoded by the coding sequence ATGGCGTACAAAATTGAAGAAGTATTGGATTTAAAAAAATGGGAAACATTGCAAGAAAGCATTGCGATTGCGACAAACCTTGCGATCATCTTAGTGGACTACCAAGGTCGCCCTATCTCAACCCATAGTCAAGTTCAACCGTTTTGCTCTTTAGCTCGAAAGCATCCGGAGTTAAAGTTTTTTTGTGAAAAATGTGATGCCAGAGCGGCTATCGAAGCTGTACGGATGAATGAACCGTTTATATATCGCTGTCATTTTAATATTATTGATATGGCAATTCCTATTATGGTTGACAATCAATACACCGGGGCCATCATGGCTGGTGAAATCACCTTGCGAGACAATCATGACAAACTTGAACAAGTCCTCAACTTAGATCATCTTGAAAGCGTGCAAGCGTTCAAATGTGAACATGTTGACTTGTTTGAACAATATCCCTCACTAACCTTGGATGAACTAACTAAATTCGCTAATATGTTGAAAGATTTAAGTCATTATATTGTGAACGAGGCCATTAAAAAAGACTTTTTAGTTAAAACTTATAAACAGAGTTTAACGATTCGCAAGAAAGATGACAGAGTCGTCACTTCAACTAATCTTGATAATCTAGAATATGTGGAAAAAGAGTTAAAACAGTCCCTATTAGATAAGCGTTTAAATAACCTCTCGACTAAACGATCTTTGAAAAATAAACAATTACAACCAGCAATTGATGCTATTTTTTACAACAAACAAGAAAATCTTGATTTAACTACTTTAGCGTCGTTATGTAATTTAAGCCCTAGCTATCTAAGTCGTTTAATTAAAGAAGAATTTGGCGAACCATTCACAAAAGTTTATACGAAATTAAAAATAAGCTGGGCGAAAAAATTGCTTAAAACAACCGACTTACCTATCAATCAAATAAGTGATGAATTGGGATACGTGGAACCAAGCTATTTTGTTAGAACATTCAAAAAGGTCACAGGCATGACACCATTGAAATATCGAAAAAATAGTAATTAA
- a CDS encoding glycerol dehydrogenase, which produces MRKALILPTKYVQGEDELLNLGYFVSTFGKSALLIASQEDVERVRPQLEATAEKFDVSFIEGGFNGEVTREETKRLQAVATEKQTDCIIGLGGGKAIDASKVVAEGEHLIIVPTIAAQDAPTSHSAVLYHEDGSFDDYAYFKQSPSVVLVDTKVIAKAPTRFLVAGMGDALSTYFEARATHHSYSRVNASLPMGTREGVTPPAVGTYAALALAKLCWDHLREDGLRAKIACDANVVTEALNKIVETNILLSGLGFESGGLAAAHAIHNGMTALHGAHSYLHGEKVAFATIAQLVLENADQSELEEVLDFCYSVNLPITLAELGVENITFEEAMEVAKIACIPEESIHSMPFPIIVEDVANAIIVADKIGQEYHSKH; this is translated from the coding sequence ATGAGAAAAGCATTAATTTTACCAACAAAATATGTACAAGGTGAAGATGAATTATTAAATTTAGGATATTTCGTGTCGACTTTTGGTAAGTCAGCATTGTTAATTGCAAGTCAAGAAGATGTAGAGCGTGTTAGACCACAATTAGAAGCAACTGCCGAAAAATTCGATGTGAGTTTTATTGAGGGTGGGTTTAACGGTGAGGTAACACGTGAAGAAACAAAAAGATTACAAGCTGTTGCAACAGAAAAACAAACAGATTGTATTATCGGACTAGGCGGAGGTAAAGCAATCGATGCGTCTAAAGTAGTGGCAGAAGGTGAACATTTAATCATTGTCCCAACAATTGCAGCTCAAGATGCACCAACTTCACATTCAGCAGTTTTATATCATGAGGATGGCTCATTTGATGACTATGCTTACTTTAAACAAAGTCCTAGTGTTGTATTAGTTGATACAAAAGTAATTGCGAAAGCACCAACGAGATTTTTAGTGGCCGGGATGGGTGATGCATTATCAACTTACTTTGAAGCACGTGCAACGCACCATTCATATTCTCGTGTTAATGCAAGTTTACCAATGGGCACAAGAGAAGGTGTGACACCTCCAGCAGTTGGAACATATGCGGCTCTAGCTCTAGCAAAATTATGTTGGGATCATCTAAGAGAAGATGGCTTACGAGCAAAAATTGCTTGTGACGCAAATGTAGTGACAGAAGCATTAAATAAGATTGTTGAAACGAATATCTTGCTTTCAGGACTTGGGTTTGAAAGTGGTGGTTTGGCAGCTGCTCATGCGATTCACAATGGGATGACTGCCTTACATGGTGCACATAGCTATTTACACGGTGAAAAGGTTGCCTTTGCAACCATCGCTCAGCTAGTTTTAGAGAACGCTGACCAATCAGAACTTGAAGAAGTTTTAGACTTCTGCTATTCAGTTAACTTGCCAATTACGTTAGCTGAACTAGGCGTTGAAAATATTACGTTTGAAGAAGCAATGGAAGTGGCGAAAATCGCATGTATTCCAGAAGAATCAATTCATTCTATGCCTTTCCCAATTATTGTTGAAGATGTGGCAAATGCGATTATCGTAGCAGATAAAATAGGACAAGAGTATCATTCTAAACACTAA
- the dhaM gene encoding dihydroxyacetone kinase phosphoryl donor subunit DhaM — MKKSILLVSHSKEITDGLKVMIEQMANSDVVSIYSLGGTSDGELGSDPMKLIDAVNEAEDSDVYLVFADLGSAVMSSELAFDMLEENQQARYKLVDAPLVEGAFAAAITAGVTDDINQIITEAKNAGKKGWE; from the coding sequence ATGAAAAAAAGTATTCTATTAGTATCACATAGTAAAGAAATTACAGATGGCCTGAAAGTGATGATTGAGCAAATGGCAAATTCCGATGTTGTTTCAATCTATTCATTAGGAGGCACGTCAGATGGAGAGTTAGGAAGCGATCCGATGAAGTTAATTGATGCGGTAAATGAGGCGGAAGATTCAGATGTCTATCTAGTCTTTGCAGATTTGGGAAGTGCGGTAATGAGCTCTGAACTAGCATTTGACATGTTAGAAGAAAATCAACAAGCACGATATAAATTAGTTGATGCCCCACTAGTTGAAGGCGCTTTTGCAGCAGCCATTACAGCGGGTGTAACAGATGATATTAACCAAATAATCACTGAAGCAAAAAATGCTGGTAAGAAAGGTTGGGAGTAA
- the dhaK gene encoding dihydroxyacetone kinase subunit DhaK, whose amino-acid sequence MKKIINDPSHIVEEMLEGMVKSYSTLIRRVEDTRVVAKTAEHSQVGLVSGGGSGHEPAHAGFVGDGMLSAAVLGDVFTSPTPDQIEAAIKAVDHGQGVLLIVKNYTGDILNFEMAKDMAEMEDIAVEIVVVDDDIAVEDSTYTAGKRGVAGTVLVHKILGDAARNGATLTELKELGEAVVAATKTIGVALRAATVPEVGKPGFELKEDEIEFGVGIHGEPGYRREKLQASRQLAEEMVDKLVAAYDDKPTEIGVLVNGMGGTPLMEQFVFINDVLNLLADHGINVTFHKVGNYMTSIDMQGLSLTFIDLNNTAWLEALNTDVTTISW is encoded by the coding sequence ATGAAAAAAATTATTAATGATCCAAGTCATATTGTTGAAGAAATGTTAGAAGGTATGGTGAAAAGTTATAGTACGTTAATTAGACGGGTTGAGGATACTCGTGTTGTTGCCAAAACTGCTGAGCATTCACAAGTTGGATTAGTTTCAGGCGGTGGTAGTGGTCATGAACCAGCGCATGCAGGCTTTGTTGGTGACGGCATGTTAAGTGCTGCGGTTTTAGGGGATGTTTTTACTTCCCCAACGCCTGATCAAATTGAAGCAGCTATTAAAGCAGTTGACCATGGCCAAGGTGTGTTATTAATTGTTAAAAACTATACGGGAGATATTTTAAATTTTGAAATGGCGAAAGACATGGCTGAAATGGAAGATATCGCTGTAGAAATCGTTGTGGTCGATGATGATATTGCGGTTGAAGACAGTACTTACACTGCTGGTAAACGTGGTGTGGCTGGAACTGTTTTGGTTCATAAAATCTTGGGAGATGCTGCTAGAAACGGTGCTACATTAACAGAACTTAAAGAGCTCGGAGAAGCAGTTGTAGCTGCCACTAAAACAATTGGTGTTGCGCTTCGTGCCGCTACAGTCCCAGAAGTTGGTAAACCAGGTTTTGAATTAAAAGAAGACGAAATTGAATTTGGGGTTGGGATTCATGGTGAACCAGGTTACCGTCGTGAAAAACTACAAGCTTCTCGACAATTAGCAGAAGAAATGGTGGACAAATTGGTCGCAGCTTATGATGATAAACCAACGGAAATTGGTGTTTTAGTTAATGGTATGGGTGGTACACCTTTAATGGAACAATTTGTGTTCATCAATGATGTACTTAATTTATTAGCTGATCATGGTATTAACGTGACGTTCCACAAAGTCGGCAACTATATGACGTCGATTGATATGCAAGGACTATCATTAACGTTCATCGACTTAAATAATACAGCTTGGTTAGAGGCATTAAATACTGACGTTACGACAATTTCTTGGTAA
- the dhaL gene encoding dihydroxyacetone kinase subunit DhaL, which produces MELTVKDIQAWLNDYTKLIEENKDELSLLDTPIGDGDHGNNMARGVGAYQEAFAKQLPATISDTFKTLSMAMISKVGGASGPLYGTAFMNMTKTTKGMETIDSIESLTEIVKQGLAGIQMRGKAEPGDKTMVDVWSAVVTALENNQLNEEKIMAAKEATKDLVAKKGRASYLGERAIGHIDPGAASSALLFACLLNYL; this is translated from the coding sequence ATGGAATTAACAGTAAAAGACATTCAAGCATGGTTAAATGATTATACGAAATTAATCGAAGAAAATAAAGACGAACTAAGCTTACTTGACACGCCGATTGGTGATGGTGATCATGGGAATAATATGGCTCGTGGTGTAGGAGCCTATCAAGAAGCGTTTGCTAAACAACTTCCGGCAACTATCAGCGATACCTTTAAGACATTGTCAATGGCGATGATTTCAAAAGTAGGTGGGGCTTCAGGTCCATTATACGGAACAGCTTTTATGAATATGACAAAAACAACAAAAGGCATGGAAACTATTGACTCAATCGAAAGTTTAACCGAAATAGTCAAGCAAGGTTTGGCAGGGATTCAAATGCGAGGAAAAGCTGAACCAGGTGATAAAACAATGGTCGATGTATGGTCAGCGGTTGTGACTGCCTTAGAAAATAATCAATTAAATGAAGAAAAGATTATGGCAGCTAAAGAAGCAACCAAAGATTTAGTCGCTAAAAAAGGGCGCGCCTCTTACTTAGGTGAACGTGCCATTGGTCATATTGATCCCGGTGCAGCATCTAGTGCGTTATTATTTGCATGCTTGCTAAACTATTTATAG
- a CDS encoding IS1182 family transposase encodes MYSNYNMNQLSLDITTSYIPEKNNTAWFINELVETLKIKESYLFGRPRQYNLSAMLKLVLFAYTRSVFSSRKIAQLAEESLPDRWLTQEMMPSYRTIARFRISDELEGLINQGLEQLTAYLRQQNMIDDAIFIDGTKILADANKFSFVWKKSTIRFDAMNREATVSLMNELKEAYSSSHIPDGSNLSLDMVDEVLTRLEFRLEELEKQIETTPKLSPNPAKQERRSLKSTKRKLAARRAKMLEHQKQFKTFGKRNSFSKTDHDATFMRVKEDHMKNGQLKPAYNLQIATSKQFIVGYDVYQNPTDTKTLIPFLEKMNLAEKDAMYIVADAGYCSESNYQYLEDKLSQHTSLIPYGTMLKENSKKWQSDDKKVMNWFYEEKEDYYIDPKGVRFNFNTYRKRTDKDGFSRDFKEYVAEKYDENREEIPAALTAKGHIRKIMINPSWEYYKAKQRDFLSTKETGKIYAKRKIDVEPVFGRMKASLGFTRFSVRGLGKVLKETGIVSLALNMMKLASWETQKDIENRKNPKQTKNNTFCPFRIFYFRLITLTFVTASFLCVKP; translated from the coding sequence ATGTATTCTAATTATAACATGAATCAGTTAAGTTTGGATATTACAACTTCATATATTCCAGAAAAAAATAATACGGCTTGGTTTATTAACGAGCTAGTTGAAACATTAAAAATCAAAGAATCTTATTTATTCGGAAGACCACGTCAATATAATTTATCTGCTATGTTAAAGCTGGTCTTATTTGCGTACACACGCAGTGTTTTTAGTAGTCGTAAAATTGCTCAATTGGCTGAAGAGAGCCTACCGGATCGTTGGTTAACACAAGAAATGATGCCTTCTTATCGAACGATTGCACGCTTTAGAATATCTGATGAATTAGAAGGTCTTATTAATCAAGGCTTGGAGCAGCTAACCGCTTATTTACGTCAACAAAACATGATTGATGATGCCATTTTTATTGATGGAACTAAAATTTTAGCTGATGCCAATAAATTTAGTTTTGTTTGGAAGAAAAGCACGATTCGTTTCGATGCGATGAATCGAGAAGCAACCGTCTCTTTAATGAATGAATTAAAAGAGGCTTATTCGTCGTCTCATATACCAGATGGTTCTAATCTGTCTTTAGATATGGTTGATGAAGTTCTAACTCGTTTAGAATTCAGATTAGAAGAATTAGAAAAACAAATTGAAACAACACCTAAGCTTTCTCCCAACCCTGCTAAACAAGAACGACGTTCTTTAAAATCAACTAAAAGAAAATTAGCTGCACGTCGAGCTAAAATGCTAGAACATCAAAAGCAATTTAAGACTTTCGGGAAACGAAACAGCTTTTCAAAAACTGATCACGATGCCACTTTCATGAGAGTAAAAGAAGATCACATGAAAAATGGTCAGCTTAAGCCAGCTTATAATCTGCAAATTGCTACGAGCAAGCAATTTATCGTAGGCTATGATGTTTACCAAAATCCAACAGATACTAAAACGTTAATCCCTTTCTTAGAAAAAATGAATTTAGCAGAAAAGGATGCCATGTATATAGTAGCAGATGCAGGTTATTGTTCAGAAAGTAACTATCAATATCTAGAAGACAAATTATCTCAACATACCTCATTAATCCCGTACGGGACAATGTTGAAAGAAAATAGTAAGAAATGGCAGTCAGATGATAAAAAGGTAATGAATTGGTTTTACGAAGAAAAAGAAGACTATTATATTGACCCAAAAGGAGTCCGTTTTAATTTTAATACGTATCGAAAACGCACAGACAAAGACGGTTTTTCACGTGATTTCAAGGAATATGTGGCAGAAAAATATGACGAAAATCGTGAAGAAATTCCTGCTGCGTTAACAGCCAAAGGCCACATAAGAAAAATAATGATTAATCCTTCATGGGAATATTATAAAGCGAAGCAACGAGATTTTCTTTCAACGAAAGAAACTGGAAAAATTTACGCTAAACGTAAGATTGATGTGGAACCAGTTTTCGGACGGATGAAGGCTTCTTTGGGCTTCACTCGTTTCTCTGTGAGAGGACTTGGAAAAGTTCTCAAGGAAACCGGTATTGTTTCCTTGGCGCTAAATATGATGAAATTAGCGTCTTGGGAGACGCAGAAAGACATAGAAAATAGAAAAAATCCGAAACAAACGAAAAATAACACTTTTTGTCCGTTTCGGATTTTTTATTTTAGACTAATAACACTAACTTTTGTCACAGCCTCATTTTTATGTGTAAAACCATAA
- a CDS encoding ABC transporter ATP-binding protein, which yields MSFIEVNHVYKKYHMGETEIIANNDVSFTIDQGELTVILGPSGAGKSTVLNMLGGMDVPTSGDMLVDGQNIAKFSDKQLTEYRRTDVGFVFQFYNLVPNLTAKENVELATAVCKDALNVEEVLNQVGLGHRMANFPAQLSGGEQQRVSIARAIAKNPKMLLCDEPTGALDFETGKQVLQLLQNLSRDFNKTILIITHNSAIAQMADKVIHINDARVKKIEINEQPISVDQIEW from the coding sequence ATGAGTTTTATTGAAGTTAATCATGTTTACAAGAAATATCACATGGGTGAAACAGAAATTATTGCGAATAATGATGTAAGTTTTACTATAGATCAAGGAGAACTAACAGTTATTTTAGGTCCAAGCGGGGCAGGAAAATCAACTGTATTAAATATGTTAGGTGGGATGGATGTTCCGACGTCAGGTGATATGTTAGTGGATGGACAAAATATTGCTAAGTTTAGTGATAAGCAATTAACAGAGTATCGTCGTACAGATGTCGGCTTTGTTTTTCAGTTTTACAATTTAGTCCCTAATTTAACGGCGAAGGAAAATGTCGAATTGGCAACAGCTGTTTGTAAAGATGCGTTAAATGTTGAAGAAGTCTTAAACCAAGTAGGGTTAGGTCATCGTATGGCAAATTTTCCGGCGCAACTTTCAGGCGGTGAACAACAGCGTGTATCAATAGCAAGAGCCATTGCAAAGAACCCTAAAATGTTATTGTGTGATGAACCTACGGGTGCGTTAGATTTTGAAACAGGCAAACAAGTCTTACAATTGCTTCAAAATTTAAGTCGAGACTTTAATAAAACCATCTTAATTATTACGCATAATTCCGCAATTGCCCAGATGGCAGATAAAGTGATTCATATTAATGATGCCAGAGTAAAAAAAATAGAAATCAATGAACAACCGATCTCAGTTGATCAAATCGAATGGTAG
- a CDS encoding FtsX-like permease family protein produces the protein MKIDLYLKSTFIDIKKSLGRFIAVVIIILMGVLLFVGIKSVGPNLELTADNYFTKYHLSDFQVVSTLGLTEEEQRVVSELPGAQVEMGHNFSYIDETHNLILQVYSYQTDTKQNNLEVMKGHLPQKANEVVVDYQLKETYSIGDTLTIQDDNLKQTIYQVVGYVQTALYMDVDERGVTNIGDGVVKGFVYLPEENFEMDAYTTMYVSFSELQQESSFSKVYETRSLEKQTAIEDALNPRQSARLNEIKADAQAELDKNQAELNDKTQQLNNGINQVEAGLSEITKQYDQLKEQSDMLAMQIGEKLAVSQFGDGLTQLADKKAELTQQLADLTANQTELADAQQQLTDAQADLDEMKKARFIVNNQASNPGYTEYQSLSERIDAIANVFPVFFFLIAILITFTTITRMVEENRKEIGTLKALGYRNGEIASKYILYTLLAAFIGTTLGVLIGAKLLPLVVFEMQKVNNIFPVYTTKFFPIPILIAVLSALGSTLGSALLVLSRNLREKPTALLMPKAPKAGKRVFLEKITPIWNRLNFFQKVTYRNIFRYKARMILTIMGIAGCTGLMIAGFGLNDSISAPVDKQFNELVHYQAIVSLSEEGNVDKATAILNEHSQVNEVMPVYSEQMTIREKHKAGQFATVTITDDLTDLEKFVTLHDEKTGKKRNVPETGVLISPRIAKTYEVAVGDSLALETSEGTLIEVKIKGMIENYLGHVIYMTQTYYESVMKQPITANTLLVKTEKQTNKQEQSLAEELIDSGAVLNTTYISDQIAKQAIASESLGSIVAIFIILSGTLAFVVLYNLTNINISERERELATIKVLGFYDKEVTMHIIRENVVFTIIGILIGFVVGQVLTWFILTMASSDMMVFPMIIKRNGYLISALMTAIFSGIVMWVTHVKLKHINMIEALKSNE, from the coding sequence TTGAAAATAGATTTGTACCTTAAATCAACGTTTATAGATATAAAAAAATCACTAGGACGGTTTATCGCTGTCGTAATTATTATTTTGATGGGTGTCTTATTGTTTGTCGGTATTAAATCAGTTGGTCCCAACTTAGAATTAACTGCTGATAATTATTTTACAAAATATCATCTTTCAGATTTTCAAGTAGTTTCTACGCTAGGCTTAACCGAAGAAGAACAGCGAGTAGTTAGTGAACTTCCGGGTGCTCAAGTGGAGATGGGTCATAATTTTTCTTATATTGACGAAACCCATAACTTAATTTTACAAGTTTACAGCTATCAAACAGACACTAAGCAAAATAACTTAGAAGTGATGAAAGGCCATTTACCTCAAAAAGCGAATGAAGTAGTGGTAGATTATCAGCTAAAAGAGACGTATTCCATCGGAGACACATTAACGATTCAAGACGATAATTTGAAGCAGACAATTTATCAGGTGGTTGGTTATGTTCAAACCGCTCTGTACATGGATGTCGATGAACGTGGTGTCACTAATATTGGCGACGGTGTTGTCAAAGGCTTTGTTTATTTACCAGAAGAGAATTTTGAAATGGACGCATATACCACGATGTATGTTTCGTTTAGTGAGTTGCAACAGGAAAGTAGTTTTTCTAAAGTTTATGAAACACGTTCTTTAGAAAAACAAACCGCGATTGAAGACGCATTAAACCCACGTCAAAGCGCTCGTCTAAATGAGATTAAGGCTGACGCACAGGCCGAACTTGATAAAAATCAAGCAGAGCTAAATGATAAAACACAGCAACTAAATAACGGAATAAACCAGGTCGAAGCGGGTTTGTCTGAAATAACTAAACAGTATGATCAGTTGAAAGAACAATCTGACATGTTGGCAATGCAAATTGGCGAGAAGTTAGCAGTAAGTCAATTTGGTGATGGACTGACTCAATTGGCTGATAAAAAAGCAGAATTAACCCAACAGCTAGCTGATTTAACAGCTAATCAAACCGAACTAGCTGATGCACAACAACAATTAACGGATGCGCAAGCTGATTTAGATGAAATGAAAAAAGCCCGCTTTATCGTTAATAACCAAGCAAGCAACCCTGGTTATACGGAATATCAAAGCTTATCAGAACGCATAGATGCGATTGCAAATGTCTTCCCGGTTTTCTTTTTCTTAATTGCGATTTTGATTACTTTTACAACCATTACACGGATGGTTGAAGAAAATCGTAAAGAAATTGGAACGCTAAAAGCGTTAGGTTATCGTAACGGTGAGATTGCAAGTAAATATATATTGTATACCTTATTAGCTGCATTTATCGGAACTACTCTTGGTGTATTAATTGGTGCAAAACTATTACCATTGGTCGTGTTCGAGATGCAAAAGGTTAACAATATTTTCCCAGTTTATACGACGAAATTTTTCCCTATCCCAATCTTAATTGCGGTCCTATCAGCTCTAGGTTCGACATTAGGTTCGGCCTTACTAGTGTTATCCCGCAACTTACGTGAAAAACCAACCGCGCTTTTAATGCCCAAGGCACCTAAAGCAGGTAAACGCGTTTTCTTAGAGAAAATTACCCCTATTTGGAATCGTTTGAATTTTTTTCAAAAAGTGACGTATCGTAATATTTTCAGGTATAAAGCGCGTATGATTCTGACAATCATGGGGATAGCAGGCTGTACAGGCTTAATGATAGCAGGTTTTGGCTTGAATGATTCGATTTCAGCGCCTGTCGATAAACAATTCAATGAATTGGTGCATTACCAGGCAATTGTTTCGTTAAGCGAGGAAGGTAACGTTGATAAAGCAACGGCAATTTTAAACGAGCATTCCCAAGTGAATGAAGTGATGCCGGTCTATTCAGAGCAAATGACGATTCGTGAGAAGCATAAAGCTGGTCAATTTGCGACAGTGACCATCACCGATGATTTAACCGATTTAGAAAAATTTGTGACGCTACATGACGAAAAAACAGGTAAGAAACGAAACGTGCCTGAAACCGGTGTGTTGATTAGTCCTCGAATTGCTAAAACTTATGAAGTAGCGGTTGGGGATTCGTTAGCACTTGAAACAAGCGAAGGTACTCTTATCGAAGTAAAAATTAAAGGAATGATTGAAAACTATTTAGGCCACGTTATTTATATGACTCAAACCTATTATGAATCAGTTATGAAGCAACCTATTACTGCCAATACATTACTAGTCAAGACGGAGAAACAGACAAACAAACAAGAACAATCATTGGCAGAGGAACTAATTGATAGTGGTGCGGTTCTAAATACAACCTACATTTCTGATCAGATTGCTAAACAAGCCATTGCATCTGAAAGTTTAGGTTCGATCGTCGCAATTTTTATTATCTTGTCAGGTACATTGGCATTTGTAGTGCTTTATAACTTAACAAACATCAACATTTCAGAACGTGAACGTGAACTTGCCACAATTAAAGTGTTAGGTTTTTATGATAAAGAAGTGACGATGCATATTATTCGAGAGAATGTCGTGTTTACGATTATTGGTATATTAATAGGCTTTGTTGTAGGACAAGTTTTAACGTGGTTTATTTTGACGATGGCTAGTTCAGATATGATGGTCTTCCCAATGATTATTAAACGGAACGGTTACTTAATTTCCGCATTAATGACTGCCATTTTTTCTGGGATTGTCATGTGGGTGACACATGTTAAATTGAAACACATTAATATGATTGAAGCCTTAAAATCTAACGAATAG
- a CDS encoding SPFH domain-containing protein, whose translation MKEKKPFYINGYIGILALVVMLLLGIFLFYKGVSNDQFSNVVVAIILWIISLLFLSSLTIIQPNQARAVLFFGQYLGTIKESGLFITVPLTEKKDVSLKVKNFNSSVLKVNDSDGNPIEISAVVVYRVVDTAKALFDVDRYSNFVEIQSETAIRHIATQYPYDTFNDGDLTLRGNTNEVSEELKKELDERLSVAGVEVIETRLNHLAYATEIASAMLQRQQAKAILSARQTIVEGAVSMTQMALEQIQEGQEINFTDDRKVQLINNLLVSIITDKGTQPVINTGDVSE comes from the coding sequence ATGAAAGAGAAAAAACCTTTTTATATTAATGGCTATATTGGAATATTAGCACTAGTTGTGATGTTATTGTTGGGTATCTTTTTATTTTATAAAGGTGTGTCAAATGATCAGTTTAGTAATGTTGTGGTCGCGATTATCTTATGGATTATTTCGTTACTGTTTTTAAGTTCATTAACGATTATACAACCTAATCAAGCGCGAGCAGTCTTATTTTTCGGTCAATATTTAGGCACAATCAAAGAAAGTGGTCTATTTATTACGGTCCCACTAACTGAGAAAAAAGATGTGTCATTAAAAGTGAAGAACTTCAATAGTTCAGTCTTGAAAGTAAATGATTCGGATGGGAACCCGATTGAAATTTCCGCAGTTGTGGTTTACCGTGTTGTTGATACGGCAAAAGCTTTATTCGACGTTGATCGTTATTCAAACTTCGTTGAAATCCAAAGTGAAACAGCCATTCGTCATATTGCAACACAGTATCCGTATGACACGTTTAACGATGGTGATTTAACTTTACGTGGGAACACGAATGAAGTTTCAGAAGAATTGAAAAAAGAATTGGATGAGCGTTTATCAGTTGCCGGTGTAGAAGTGATTGAAACACGTTTAAACCATTTAGCTTATGCAACAGAAATTGCGAGTGCCATGTTACAACGTCAGCAAGCTAAGGCAATTTTATCCGCTCGTCAAACGATTGTTGAGGGAGCTGTGTCGATGACGCAAATGGCACTTGAACAAATTCAAGAAGGTCAAGAAATTAATTTTACAGACGATCGAAAAGTTCAATTGATTAACAATTTATTAGTATCGATTATTACAGACAAAGGAACACAGCCAGTCATCAATACTGGGGACGTTTCTGAATAG